The Microcebus murinus isolate Inina chromosome 4, M.murinus_Inina_mat1.0, whole genome shotgun sequence genome has a segment encoding these proteins:
- the LOC109730715 gene encoding olfactory receptor 52A1: MSVSNITVYMPSVLTLIGIPGLESVQCWIGIPFCAMYLVAMFGNSLLLIIIKSERSLHEPMYVFLGMLGATDIALASSIVPKMLGIFWFHMLEIYFDSCLLQMWFIHTFQCIESGVLLAMALDRYVAICYPLRHATIFTHQLVTQIGVMVVLRAAVLVAPCLILIKCRFQFYHTTVISHSYCEHMAIVKLAAENVRVNKIYGLFVAFTVAGFDLTFITLSYIQIFITVFRLPQKEARLKAFNTCIAHICVFLQLYLLAFFSFFTHRFGSHIPPYIHILFSSMYLLVPPFLNPLVYGAKTKQIRIHVVKIFCS; encoded by the coding sequence ATGTCTGTTTCCAACATAACAGTCTACATGCCTTCCGTTTTGACACTGATAGGGATCCCAGGCCTAGAATCTGTCCAGTGCTGGATTGGGATTCCATTCTGTGCCATGTATCTCGTTGCCATGTTTGGAAACTCCTTGCTTTTGATCATTATCAAATCAGAACGCAGTCTCCATGAGCCCATGTATGTTTTCTTAGGCATGCTAGGAGCTACAGATATTGCACTTGCTAGCAGCATTGTGCCTAAGATGCTTGGAATCTTCTGGTTTCATATGCTTGAAATCTACTTTGATTCCTGCTTGCTTCAGATGTGGTTCATCCACACATTTCAGTGTATAGAGTCAGGTGTCCTGTTGGCCATGGCCCTGGACCGTTACGTGGCCATCTGTTACCCGCTGAGACACGCCACCATCTTCACCCACCAACTTGTCACCCAAATAGGGGTTATGGTCGTACTCAGAGCTGCCGTTCTTGTAGCCCCATGTCTGATACTGATAAAGTGCCGGTTTCAGTTTTATCACACGACAGTCATCTCCCACTCCTACTGTGAGCATATGGCCATTGTGAAACTAGCTGCAGAAAATGTCCGAGTCAACAAAATCTATGGTTTGTTCGTGGCCTTCACTGTCGCAGGCTTTGACCTCACATTCATCACATTGTCCTACATCCAGATATTTATCACTGTTTTTCGTTTGCCCCAGAAGGAGGCTAGGCTTAAGGCATTCAATACCTGCATTGCTCACATCTGTGTCTTCCTTCAGCTTTACCTCCTggccttcttctccttctttacACACAGGTTTGGTTCTCATATCCCCCCTTATATCCACATTCTCTTCTCTAGCATGTACTTACTCGTCCCTCCATTTCTCAATCCACTGGTCTATGGTGCCAAGACTAAGCAGATTCGCATTCATGTGgtaaaaattttctgttcataa